From Zingiber officinale cultivar Zhangliang chromosome 5B, Zo_v1.1, whole genome shotgun sequence, the proteins below share one genomic window:
- the LOC121985734 gene encoding pentatricopeptide repeat-containing protein At5g55740, chloroplastic-like isoform X2, which yields MASLLPHPPILRSLPSSFTAPIKPVKSSTFAINHPPKKPQIHLPQLSSLCEKGLLREAFALVTQFQSESDLPLAPEIYGELLQGCIYDRALPQAMIGLRCQLGLDEEALVGFVEMLEAACLPDNFVIPNALKACSSLQCIGFGRGIHGYALKMGFGSCVYVLSSLVDFYGKCTILGDAWKVFEEMPERNVITWNAMLVGNAHNGLNLEVLELFHHMRIEGIQPTRVSISCLLSSSANLEALAEGKQGHAVAILMGLELDNILGSSLINFYCKAGLIEDAECLFNRMADRDVVIWNLLVSGYVQDGQIGHALTTCSQMIQENFKFDSVTLTSIISAAAISNDLSLGKVAHSYCIRNNLDSDLAIASSIVDLYGTFGRVDNARRLFDLITDSRDLVMWNTMISAYAHNGLSSECLNLFYQMQLESVHPNVISWNSLILGFLRNSQVDEALAMFAEMQNNGVHPDIITWTSLIHGLAENGYGREAINLYFQMQTAGIRPNPTSIVGLLLACTNLSSLHNGRMIHGYITRHRLVLSPYIATSLIDMYSKCGSIDLAANVFRMVSHKTLTVYNVLISGYALHGKAKEALTLYDDMCERRITPDGFTFTGLLSACAHAGAFAEGIRILTVMVSVHDLTPQKEHYGCLAALFARHGRIKQVFSALSATSIALDAYTLTSLLTLCKENRDIEFSEDLSGHILDLEPDNVSNYVALANLYARSGRWKEASHVRMLMKQGGMKTNPGCSWIQTGGETHVFTAADQSHPQFADIARALLCLDKQMKNIGCSSSIDKLGQTHVNQGSLCH from the exons ATGGCCTCTCTTCTCCCGCACCCGCCCATTCTGAGATCTCTTCCGTCTTCCTTCACTGCCCCAATTAAGCCTGTCAAGTCATCTACTTTCGCCATAAACCATCCTCCGAAGAAACCACAGATCCATCTTCCTCAATTATCCTCCCTTTGCGAAAAAGGTCTGCTTCGGGAAGCATTCGCCCTCGTCACTCAATTCCAGTCGGAGAGCGATCTCCCTCTCGCCCCCGAAATTTATGGTGAACTTCTGCAGGGATGCATCTACGATCGAGCTCTGCCTCAAG CCATGATTGGATTGCGCTGCCAACTTGGTTTGGATGAAGAGGCTTTGGTGGGTTTTGTGGAAATGCTGGAAGCTGCTTGTCTTCCTGACAATTTCGTGATCCCTAATGCCCTAAAGGCGTGTTCTTCGCTTCAATGCATTGGTTTTGGCAGAGGGATCCATGGCTACGCGCTGAAGATGGGTTTTGGGTCTTGTGTCTACGTTCTGAGCAGTCTTGTTGATTTTTATGGAAAATGCACGATCTTAGGAGACGCTTGGAAGGTGTTCGAAGAAATGCCGGAGAGAAATGTGATTACCTGGAATGCCATGCTCGTGGGCAATGCTCACAATGGTTTGAATCTTGAGGTACTGGAACTATTTCATCATATGAGGATTGAAGGAATCCAACCAACTCGAGTTAGCATTTCGTGTTTGCTATCCTCATCTGCTAACCTTGAAGCTCTTGCTGAAGGCAAACAAGGTCATGCTGTGGCAATCCTCATGGGTCTAGAACTGGACAATATCCTTGGTAGCTCCCTCATAAACTTTTATTGTAAGGCAGGGTTAATTGAGGATGCAGAGTGCCTCTTCAACAGGATGGCCGACCGAGATGTAGTAATTTGGAACTTGCTAGTATCTGGCTATGTGCAGGATGGACAGATTGGCCATGCACTGACTACTTGCTCCCAGATGATTCAAGAGAATTTCAAATTCGATTCAGTTACTCTGACAAGCATCATATCAGCCGCTGCCATTTCTAACGATCTATCTCTCGGCAAAGTTGCTCATAGCTACTGCATCAGGAATAATCTTGATTCAGATCTTGCAATTGCAAGTAGCATCGTTGACTTGTATGGTACTTTTGGGAGGGTAGACAATGCACGGCGACTGTTTGATCTGATTACAGATTCAAGAGATCTGGTGATGTGGAATACAATGATATCTGCTTATGCACACAATGGCTTGAGCAGTGAGTGTTTGAACCTTTTCTATCAGATGCAGCTAGAAAGTGTGCATCCTAATGTAATCTCATGGAACTCACTTATACTTGGTTTTCTTCGAAACAGTCAAGTTGATGAGGCTTTAGCTATGTTTGCGGAGATGCAAAACAACGGAGTGCACCCAGATATAATCACATGGACTAGTCTCATTCATGGCTTAGCAGAGAATGGATATGGTCGTGAagcaataaatttatattttcaaatgCAAACAGCTGGTATCAGACCCAATCCTACTAGCATCGTAGGACTGCTTTTAGCTTGCACAAATCTATCCTCGTTACACAATGGAAGGATGATTCATGGGTATATAACCAGACACAGGCTTGTTCTATCCCCGTACATTGCGACATCTCTTATAGACATGTATTCAAAATGTGGAAGTATAGATCTTGCCGCAAATGTATTCAGGATGGTCTCCCATAAGACACTAACTGTTTACAATGTTTTGATATCGGGGTACGCTTTACATGGGAAGGCAAAAGAAGCTCTTACACTATATGATGACATGTGCGAAAGGCGGATAACACCAGATGGATTCACCTTTACTGGACTTCTTTCTGCGTGTGCACATGCAGGGGCTTTTGCTGAAGGTATTAGGATTCTCACTGTGATGGTCTCAGTACATGATCTAACTCCCCAAAAGGAACACTATGGCTGTTTAGCTGCTCTATTTGCACGCCATGGAAGAATCAAGCAAGTGTTTAGTGCTTTATCTGCAACTTCCATTGCACTTGACGcatatactttgacatctttGCTTACTTTGTGTAAAGAAAATCGTGATATAGAGTTCTCAGAAGATCTTTCAGGGCACATACTTGACTTGGAACCAGATAATGTTTCAAACTATGTTGCACTAGCGAACCTGTATGCTCGATCTGGAAGGTGGAAGGAGGCATCACATGTGAGAATGCTTATGAAACAGGGGGGAATGAAGACGAACCCTGGTTGCAGTTGGATTCAGACAGGAGGCGAAACTCATGTATTTACAGCCGCTGATCAATCTCATCCCCAGTTTGCTGATATAGCGAGGGCATTGTTATGCTTGGACAAACAAATGAAGAACATTGGCTGTTCATCTTCCATTGACAAATTGGGACAAACTCATGTCAATCAAGGTTCTCTGTGCCACTGA
- the LOC121985734 gene encoding pentatricopeptide repeat-containing protein At5g55740, chloroplastic-like isoform X1, whose amino-acid sequence MASLLPHPPILRSLPSSFTAPIKPVKSSTFAINHPPKKPQIHLPQLSSLCEKGLLREAFALVTQFQSESDLPLAPEIYGELLQGCIYDRALPQGQQIHARILKFAMIGLRCQLGLDEEALVGFVEMLEAACLPDNFVIPNALKACSSLQCIGFGRGIHGYALKMGFGSCVYVLSSLVDFYGKCTILGDAWKVFEEMPERNVITWNAMLVGNAHNGLNLEVLELFHHMRIEGIQPTRVSISCLLSSSANLEALAEGKQGHAVAILMGLELDNILGSSLINFYCKAGLIEDAECLFNRMADRDVVIWNLLVSGYVQDGQIGHALTTCSQMIQENFKFDSVTLTSIISAAAISNDLSLGKVAHSYCIRNNLDSDLAIASSIVDLYGTFGRVDNARRLFDLITDSRDLVMWNTMISAYAHNGLSSECLNLFYQMQLESVHPNVISWNSLILGFLRNSQVDEALAMFAEMQNNGVHPDIITWTSLIHGLAENGYGREAINLYFQMQTAGIRPNPTSIVGLLLACTNLSSLHNGRMIHGYITRHRLVLSPYIATSLIDMYSKCGSIDLAANVFRMVSHKTLTVYNVLISGYALHGKAKEALTLYDDMCERRITPDGFTFTGLLSACAHAGAFAEGIRILTVMVSVHDLTPQKEHYGCLAALFARHGRIKQVFSALSATSIALDAYTLTSLLTLCKENRDIEFSEDLSGHILDLEPDNVSNYVALANLYARSGRWKEASHVRMLMKQGGMKTNPGCSWIQTGGETHVFTAADQSHPQFADIARALLCLDKQMKNIGCSSSIDKLGQTHVNQGSLCH is encoded by the exons ATGGCCTCTCTTCTCCCGCACCCGCCCATTCTGAGATCTCTTCCGTCTTCCTTCACTGCCCCAATTAAGCCTGTCAAGTCATCTACTTTCGCCATAAACCATCCTCCGAAGAAACCACAGATCCATCTTCCTCAATTATCCTCCCTTTGCGAAAAAGGTCTGCTTCGGGAAGCATTCGCCCTCGTCACTCAATTCCAGTCGGAGAGCGATCTCCCTCTCGCCCCCGAAATTTATGGTGAACTTCTGCAGGGATGCATCTACGATCGAGCTCTGCCTCAAGGTCAGCAGATCCATGCCCGGATACTGAAATTTG CCATGATTGGATTGCGCTGCCAACTTGGTTTGGATGAAGAGGCTTTGGTGGGTTTTGTGGAAATGCTGGAAGCTGCTTGTCTTCCTGACAATTTCGTGATCCCTAATGCCCTAAAGGCGTGTTCTTCGCTTCAATGCATTGGTTTTGGCAGAGGGATCCATGGCTACGCGCTGAAGATGGGTTTTGGGTCTTGTGTCTACGTTCTGAGCAGTCTTGTTGATTTTTATGGAAAATGCACGATCTTAGGAGACGCTTGGAAGGTGTTCGAAGAAATGCCGGAGAGAAATGTGATTACCTGGAATGCCATGCTCGTGGGCAATGCTCACAATGGTTTGAATCTTGAGGTACTGGAACTATTTCATCATATGAGGATTGAAGGAATCCAACCAACTCGAGTTAGCATTTCGTGTTTGCTATCCTCATCTGCTAACCTTGAAGCTCTTGCTGAAGGCAAACAAGGTCATGCTGTGGCAATCCTCATGGGTCTAGAACTGGACAATATCCTTGGTAGCTCCCTCATAAACTTTTATTGTAAGGCAGGGTTAATTGAGGATGCAGAGTGCCTCTTCAACAGGATGGCCGACCGAGATGTAGTAATTTGGAACTTGCTAGTATCTGGCTATGTGCAGGATGGACAGATTGGCCATGCACTGACTACTTGCTCCCAGATGATTCAAGAGAATTTCAAATTCGATTCAGTTACTCTGACAAGCATCATATCAGCCGCTGCCATTTCTAACGATCTATCTCTCGGCAAAGTTGCTCATAGCTACTGCATCAGGAATAATCTTGATTCAGATCTTGCAATTGCAAGTAGCATCGTTGACTTGTATGGTACTTTTGGGAGGGTAGACAATGCACGGCGACTGTTTGATCTGATTACAGATTCAAGAGATCTGGTGATGTGGAATACAATGATATCTGCTTATGCACACAATGGCTTGAGCAGTGAGTGTTTGAACCTTTTCTATCAGATGCAGCTAGAAAGTGTGCATCCTAATGTAATCTCATGGAACTCACTTATACTTGGTTTTCTTCGAAACAGTCAAGTTGATGAGGCTTTAGCTATGTTTGCGGAGATGCAAAACAACGGAGTGCACCCAGATATAATCACATGGACTAGTCTCATTCATGGCTTAGCAGAGAATGGATATGGTCGTGAagcaataaatttatattttcaaatgCAAACAGCTGGTATCAGACCCAATCCTACTAGCATCGTAGGACTGCTTTTAGCTTGCACAAATCTATCCTCGTTACACAATGGAAGGATGATTCATGGGTATATAACCAGACACAGGCTTGTTCTATCCCCGTACATTGCGACATCTCTTATAGACATGTATTCAAAATGTGGAAGTATAGATCTTGCCGCAAATGTATTCAGGATGGTCTCCCATAAGACACTAACTGTTTACAATGTTTTGATATCGGGGTACGCTTTACATGGGAAGGCAAAAGAAGCTCTTACACTATATGATGACATGTGCGAAAGGCGGATAACACCAGATGGATTCACCTTTACTGGACTTCTTTCTGCGTGTGCACATGCAGGGGCTTTTGCTGAAGGTATTAGGATTCTCACTGTGATGGTCTCAGTACATGATCTAACTCCCCAAAAGGAACACTATGGCTGTTTAGCTGCTCTATTTGCACGCCATGGAAGAATCAAGCAAGTGTTTAGTGCTTTATCTGCAACTTCCATTGCACTTGACGcatatactttgacatctttGCTTACTTTGTGTAAAGAAAATCGTGATATAGAGTTCTCAGAAGATCTTTCAGGGCACATACTTGACTTGGAACCAGATAATGTTTCAAACTATGTTGCACTAGCGAACCTGTATGCTCGATCTGGAAGGTGGAAGGAGGCATCACATGTGAGAATGCTTATGAAACAGGGGGGAATGAAGACGAACCCTGGTTGCAGTTGGATTCAGACAGGAGGCGAAACTCATGTATTTACAGCCGCTGATCAATCTCATCCCCAGTTTGCTGATATAGCGAGGGCATTGTTATGCTTGGACAAACAAATGAAGAACATTGGCTGTTCATCTTCCATTGACAAATTGGGACAAACTCATGTCAATCAAGGTTCTCTGTGCCACTGA